One Desulfonatronovibrio hydrogenovorans DSM 9292 DNA segment encodes these proteins:
- a CDS encoding chemotaxis protein CheD, translating into MRKHIHIHIGECRASREPAVLHTILGSCVAVCLFDSVRRIGGMNHILLPGKADLKKFDVSARYGVNAMEILINEMMKLGAARKDFIAKAFGGAHMIPSISRDNGVGRKIASFVLEFLRNEHIRIVSSDLGGVESRKILFYTDTGEVFLKRVPSGYVSRLAQREQAESARIRQESQQAGDITLFDK; encoded by the coding sequence ATGAGAAAACATATTCACATCCATATCGGTGAATGCAGAGCCAGCAGAGAGCCGGCTGTTCTTCACACCATCCTTGGATCCTGCGTGGCTGTCTGCCTGTTTGACTCTGTCCGTCGGATCGGAGGGATGAATCACATCCTTTTGCCGGGCAAGGCCGATCTGAAAAAATTTGACGTATCCGCCAGGTACGGGGTCAATGCCATGGAGATACTCATCAACGAGATGATGAAGCTGGGGGCGGCGCGAAAGGACTTTATTGCCAAGGCTTTTGGAGGGGCGCACATGATTCCTTCCATATCCAGGGACAATGGCGTGGGCAGGAAGATCGCATCCTTTGTCCTGGAGTTTTTGCGAAATGAGCATATCAGAATAGTGAGCAGTGATTTGGGAGGTGTTGAGTCCAGGAAGATACTCTTCTATACTGACACTGGAGAGGTTTTTCTCAAAAGGGTTCCTTCCGGCTATGTCAGCAGACTGGCTCAAAGGGAACAGGCCGAGTCAGCCCGGATCAGGCAGGAGTCTCAGCAGGCAGGGGATATTACCCTGTTTGATAAGTAA
- a CDS encoding PAS domain S-box protein, which translates to MLTMEFGNRLKFLRSIKNMTQAVLAEKAGISLQYLGRIERGISSPSFKVIHKICRALNTEPASLFLFTSAKAPIPQDPEFSASIKTSLDWTRHVTWKGLWEKDLATGSYLWSCNLYNLLGYPSFSIEPDFDFFLSHVSSTSVQSLKKQISRACAGKIVADVEFMFTTRDRRLRTAIQHLDIFRDSSGEITQVCGIILDITESRALEGSLITNQHQLEEYVLQRTQELSKTVRQLEVECLRRKDTQEKLQQSKEYLKTIFDMVHDGVILHDGPTFRILDANERACEMYGYSKEEMLSLSVTNLSSGIPPYNPAMLQKLMDRVRQEKFTTLEWQARKKDGSLFWVEVSIRLGFIGTHESFFVIVRDITHRRHSDNEKRDEAQQDIQHSTSRQSLEVLTGGIAHEFSNLLQVIRNNLDACLQAGHIPQDLATIVRQAEKAVERASKLTGKMLSFSGRGKFFPKLINLNRTIIELKDVLLQMCGSNCRLDLDLDQSIPWIRADRDLLRQAIKSIFSNACEAIKHPDGFIRISTGLYLHSSGGESASFSASPAGPGHYAFIQVEDNGAGMDGECREKIFDPFFSTKAEGRGLDMAAVKTIARKHNGTLTISSSPERGSTVRLLIPLPDQIPDPKTPAQKVEYPAARQDGGETILVVDDEEGIRQVTAELLRDAGYQVITAVDGIEAISAYQKYGQNIACVLLDLTMPRMDGIETYSRLSKLDPAVKVIISSGYNPDKEMRLDSTRIKGYLQKPYSFQDLLSKLQKVLETSFDN; encoded by the coding sequence ATGCTGACCATGGAATTCGGCAACCGCCTGAAATTCTTGCGCTCCATCAAAAACATGACCCAGGCGGTTTTGGCTGAAAAGGCCGGCATTTCCCTTCAGTACCTGGGTAGAATTGAACGAGGCATCTCCTCACCGTCATTTAAGGTAATCCATAAAATTTGTCGGGCGTTAAACACCGAGCCAGCCTCACTCTTCCTTTTTACCTCTGCAAAAGCTCCCATCCCCCAGGACCCGGAATTTTCAGCCAGCATCAAAACATCCCTGGACTGGACCAGACACGTCACCTGGAAAGGCCTCTGGGAAAAAGATCTGGCCACCGGCTCATACCTTTGGTCCTGCAACCTGTACAATCTCCTGGGATACCCCTCTTTTTCCATTGAACCCGACTTTGACTTCTTCCTGAGCCATGTCTCTTCAACCTCAGTTCAATCCCTGAAAAAACAGATCTCCAGGGCCTGCGCCGGAAAAATAGTCGCTGATGTGGAATTCATGTTTACCACCAGGGATCGCCGTCTCAGGACCGCAATACAGCACCTGGATATTTTCAGGGATTCGTCAGGGGAAATAACTCAGGTCTGTGGAATCATCCTGGACATAACCGAAAGTCGGGCCCTGGAAGGATCATTGATCACAAATCAGCATCAGCTGGAAGAATATGTCCTTCAGCGAACCCAGGAATTGTCAAAAACCGTCAGACAGCTGGAAGTAGAGTGCCTGCGCCGGAAAGATACCCAGGAAAAGCTGCAGCAGAGCAAGGAGTACCTGAAAACCATATTTGACATGGTTCACGACGGAGTCATCCTCCATGATGGCCCGACCTTCAGGATTCTGGACGCCAATGAACGGGCATGTGAAATGTATGGTTATTCAAAGGAAGAAATGCTGAGCCTTTCTGTGACCAACCTCAGTTCAGGCATCCCCCCATACAATCCAGCCATGCTCCAAAAACTCATGGACAGGGTCAGGCAGGAAAAGTTCACCACCCTGGAGTGGCAGGCCAGAAAAAAAGACGGCTCTCTATTCTGGGTGGAGGTCAGCATAAGACTTGGCTTTATCGGAACGCATGAAAGCTTTTTTGTCATAGTCAGAGATATTACACACCGCAGACACTCAGACAACGAAAAAAGAGACGAGGCACAGCAGGACATTCAGCACTCCACCTCCCGGCAAAGCCTTGAAGTCCTGACTGGAGGAATAGCCCACGAGTTCAGCAATCTGCTTCAGGTTATCAGGAACAACCTGGATGCCTGTCTTCAGGCTGGCCACATCCCCCAAGACCTGGCTACCATAGTCAGACAGGCTGAAAAAGCTGTTGAACGGGCTTCAAAGCTGACCGGAAAAATGCTTAGTTTTTCAGGAAGAGGCAAATTCTTTCCAAAACTTATTAATCTGAACCGGACAATTATTGAACTCAAGGATGTTTTGCTCCAAATGTGCGGTTCAAACTGCCGGCTGGATCTTGATTTGGACCAGTCCATCCCCTGGATCCGGGCGGACAGGGATTTGCTTCGACAGGCAATAAAGAGCATCTTTTCCAACGCTTGTGAAGCTATAAAGCATCCTGATGGTTTTATCCGGATCAGTACAGGACTTTACCTGCATTCTTCCGGGGGAGAATCAGCCAGCTTTTCTGCCAGTCCAGCTGGTCCGGGCCATTATGCCTTTATTCAGGTTGAGGATAATGGTGCAGGCATGGATGGAGAGTGCCGGGAAAAAATTTTTGACCCTTTTTTCTCCACCAAAGCCGAGGGTAGAGGGCTGGACATGGCTGCAGTCAAAACCATTGCCCGCAAGCATAATGGTACCCTGACCATCAGCAGCAGCCCGGAAAGGGGCTCAACAGTCCGGCTCCTCATTCCCCTGCCGGACCAGATACCCGACCCCAAGACTCCGGCCCAGAAAGTAGAGTATCCAGCAGCCAGGCAGGATGGAGGAGAGACCATCCTGGTGGTGGATGATGAAGAGGGCATCAGACAGGTTACTGCTGAACTGCTAAGGGATGCCGGCTACCAGGTCATCACTGCTGTTGACGGCATAGAAGCCATTTCCGCCTACCAGAAGTACGGCCAGAATATTGCCTGCGTGCTTCTTGACCTGACCATGCCCAGGATGGATGGAATTGAAACCTACAGCCGCCTGTCAAAACTTGACCCTGCAGTCAAGGTGATCATCTCCAGCGGCTATAACCCGGATAAGGAAATGCGCCTCGACTCAACCAGAATCAAAGGATACCTCCAGAAACCATATTCTTTCCAGGATCTGCTCAGCAAACTGCAAAAAGTGCTCGAAACCAGCTTTGACAATTAA
- a CDS encoding DUF2628 domain-containing protein — protein MKTFNLYRHPELGLEAVKEGFSWPAFFFGIIWMVYKKLWKYAGIWFAIYITLAFVENAVKSGGVDSGMKATYDIMILMGYLLIMLIPAFKGNSWRQTRLLEKGYVLEKTVKASTPDQAQQAGQSS, from the coding sequence ATGAAGACTTTCAATCTGTACAGACATCCTGAACTGGGCCTAGAAGCGGTCAAGGAAGGCTTTTCCTGGCCGGCTTTTTTCTTTGGCATCATCTGGATGGTCTACAAAAAATTATGGAAGTACGCAGGGATATGGTTCGCCATTTACATCACCCTGGCCTTTGTTGAGAATGCAGTCAAATCAGGTGGCGTTGATTCCGGCATGAAGGCCACCTATGACATAATGATCCTCATGGGCTACCTGCTCATAATGCTCATTCCGGCATTCAAGGGCAACTCCTGGAGACAGACAAGACTTCTTGAAAAGGGTTACGTCCTGGAAAAAACCGTTAAAGCCTCTACCCCGGACCAAGCCCAACAGGCCGGTCAATCATCCTGA
- a CDS encoding TolC family protein codes for MPFSKVSAQEIIDLEDAVIMGLERNQSIQAVREALKGSEYGVKSARGAFGPRFSTSYAYTRLDEHPSGRDPVTQRTIRDSRDVWTLNFNIHQPLFTGFNILSSYQKARLGNEQAESQLDRAELALVLEVQSTFLDLLAARESVRVAKDSLTRLKSHLQVSQSYYEVGLVPRLDVLQAQVDVAQAEQDLISAENSVDNLTARLNMLLHLPLEQEVFYQGELEYIPFVLDLEQCRQRALAARPDIFIADKSVQMALRDEKITASSFYPQVGANFDYYRRGDDPSVSGSTLQDRSEWRAGVQMQWTLFEWGKTYYAHKQAGQYTKQLMAEYEHLLKSVVFEVKSAYLQIGESRKRIAVARQALEEARESYRMAVARYEAQVGTNTDVLDGQARLSSAEGNLIRANADYLKALASIYNAMGEKNISLAGH; via the coding sequence ATGCCTTTTAGCAAAGTTTCGGCCCAGGAGATCATTGATCTTGAGGATGCGGTCATAATGGGACTTGAACGAAATCAGTCCATTCAGGCGGTGCGCGAAGCCCTTAAAGGGTCAGAGTATGGAGTAAAGTCTGCCCGGGGGGCTTTCGGTCCAAGGTTCAGTACCAGTTATGCCTATACAAGACTGGATGAACACCCGTCAGGAAGAGATCCGGTTACCCAGAGAACCATCCGGGACTCCAGGGATGTCTGGACGTTGAATTTTAACATCCATCAGCCCCTCTTCACTGGATTCAACATTCTCAGCAGCTACCAGAAGGCCAGGCTGGGCAATGAACAGGCTGAATCCCAGCTGGATCGGGCTGAGCTGGCGCTGGTCCTGGAAGTGCAGAGTACCTTTCTGGATCTGCTGGCAGCCAGGGAATCGGTCCGGGTGGCCAAGGATTCCCTGACCCGGCTGAAATCTCATCTCCAGGTCAGTCAGTCCTATTATGAAGTCGGGCTAGTACCTAGACTTGACGTGCTTCAGGCCCAGGTGGACGTGGCCCAGGCAGAGCAGGATCTTATTTCTGCAGAAAACAGTGTGGACAATCTCACTGCCAGGTTGAACATGCTTCTTCATCTTCCTCTGGAACAAGAAGTCTTTTATCAGGGTGAACTGGAGTATATTCCTTTTGTCCTGGACCTGGAACAATGCAGGCAAAGAGCCCTTGCAGCCAGGCCGGATATCTTTATTGCTGATAAAAGCGTCCAGATGGCTTTAAGGGACGAGAAAATCACGGCCAGTTCGTTTTATCCCCAGGTGGGAGCCAATTTTGACTATTACCGGCGAGGAGATGATCCATCAGTCAGCGGAAGCACTCTTCAGGACCGCAGCGAGTGGAGGGCTGGAGTTCAGATGCAGTGGACTCTCTTTGAATGGGGCAAGACCTATTATGCCCACAAGCAGGCCGGACAATACACAAAGCAGCTCATGGCTGAATATGAACACCTGCTGAAAAGTGTGGTTTTTGAGGTGAAATCTGCTTATCTCCAGATTGGCGAGAGCCGTAAAAGGATTGCTGTTGCCAGGCAGGCCCTGGAGGAAGCCAGAGAAAGCTATCGGATGGCTGTGGCCAGGTATGAAGCCCAGGTGGGTACTAACACCGACGTCCTGGATGGCCAGGCCAGACTTTCCAGTGCTGAGGGCAATCTGATCAGAGCCAATGCCGACTATCTCAAGGCCCTGGCTTCCATCTACAATGCCATGGGAGAGAAGAATATCTCATTGGCAGGCCATTAA
- a CDS encoding efflux RND transporter periplasmic adaptor subunit — protein sequence MFEYVLKMVAIAILLVVSGCQQPGEVEEVLRPVRIMEVSTAQQAYSRVFPGKMSPVQEVDLSFRVSNQLRGFPVKEGQYLRKGEVIATLDSRDFEIAVRNISGRLDEARANLRAMLAGAREEDVKALESQVQAARVAYEEAVLQYERHVRLYEMGAVARAMLDNVRSSKESARSKVRSLEMELEKALVGARPEDIEAARARIASLEAGLDEARSALEDSILRAPFDGHIAERYVEDHENIAAGQPVVRFQDSTRMEVTIGLPEQLLVQKNLIKSIHVRLETFPRHYLPARIKEISTAASPMTLSYRLTAVLDRPADIPVYPSMAADVYIAFGLPREYSGFVFIPETALVPGEGFENKVWIFDSSTKEVRSRRVTPGQISGQGIQILDGLVPGEMIIVAGAEFLEEGQQVRPVNNYVQKGI from the coding sequence ATGTTTGAGTACGTGTTGAAAATGGTAGCAATAGCTATTTTGCTGGTTGTTTCAGGCTGCCAGCAGCCCGGAGAGGTTGAAGAAGTGCTGAGGCCGGTCAGGATAATGGAGGTTTCAACAGCCCAACAGGCTTACTCCAGGGTTTTTCCAGGTAAGATGAGCCCAGTTCAGGAGGTTGATCTTTCCTTCAGGGTTTCCAACCAGCTGCGTGGCTTCCCGGTGAAAGAGGGGCAGTATTTGCGTAAAGGCGAGGTTATTGCCACCCTGGATTCCAGGGACTTTGAAATAGCTGTCAGAAATATTTCAGGCAGGCTGGACGAAGCCAGAGCCAATCTGAGGGCCATGCTTGCCGGGGCCAGGGAGGAAGACGTGAAAGCCCTTGAGTCTCAGGTTCAGGCGGCCAGGGTGGCTTATGAAGAGGCTGTCCTTCAGTATGAACGACATGTCAGGCTTTACGAAATGGGGGCAGTGGCCAGAGCCATGCTGGACAATGTCCGCAGCAGCAAGGAAAGCGCACGCAGCAAGGTCCGTTCTCTGGAGATGGAGTTGGAAAAAGCCCTTGTAGGGGCCAGGCCGGAAGATATTGAGGCAGCAAGGGCCAGGATTGCTTCCCTTGAAGCCGGTCTGGACGAGGCCAGATCTGCTCTTGAAGATTCGATCCTGAGAGCCCCCTTTGATGGACATATAGCTGAAAGATATGTTGAGGATCATGAAAATATTGCAGCTGGACAGCCAGTGGTCAGGTTCCAGGACAGCACCAGAATGGAGGTGACCATAGGGCTGCCTGAGCAGCTCCTGGTTCAGAAAAATCTGATCAAGAGCATCCATGTCCGGCTGGAAACTTTTCCCAGACATTATCTTCCGGCCAGGATCAAGGAGATCAGCACTGCTGCATCGCCCATGACCCTGAGTTACAGGTTGACTGCTGTTCTGGACAGGCCCGCTGATATTCCTGTGTATCCCTCTATGGCTGCGGATGTTTACATAGCCTTTGGATTACCCCGGGAATATTCAGGATTTGTCTTTATTCCCGAAACAGCTCTTGTTCCCGGAGAAGGTTTTGAAAATAAGGTCTGGATCTTTGATTCTTCTACAAAAGAGGTCAGGTCCAGAAGGGTGACCCCGGGTCAGATAAGTGGACAGGGCATTCAGATTCTTGATGGTCTCGTGCCTGGGGAGATGATTATTGTTGCAGGAGCCGAATTTCTTGAAGAAGGACAGCAGGTCAGGCCAGTAAATAATTATGTTCAAAAAGGAATCTGA
- a CDS encoding efflux RND transporter permease subunit, which yields MNIAEFCIRKKTFFIFISVVLAVSGVVSYFKMGKLEDPEFTIKTAIVVTPYAGASPLQVEEEVSEKIEKAVQKLDRLKYVQTESRAGLSVAHVHLQENVPSRDVPQEWDHLRRRISDVQADLPPGAGPSVVKDDFGDVFGVIVALTGPGYSYEELRNQADLIQKELLLVDQVSRVELWGEQTECVYVDISRSRLAKMGIPLGRVLALLEQQNMVTDAGSADLGRERVRFALRGEFSQVEDIGSVVLGGIDPVSGQEQTILLRDVASISQGILEPPTNMMRFNGQQALGIAISTVKGGNVIEMGRGVTKKLEDIKEMLPPGIETHYLAFEPDQVDQAINSFMLNLMQAVSIVVVLLLLFMGFRSGLIIGKGLVLTILITFALMRYLGMDLDRVSLGALIIALGMLVDNAIVITEGMLVKMQTGIKKMEAARQTVKETAWPLLGATLVAIFAFMPIVLAGDDTGEYTRGLFLVIAVSLLTSWFLAMTVTPLWGYMFLGKDLDEKGGNKDPHSAKVFGMYRSLLDWSMNKKILVLSVMGGLFVISLAGFTQVNKSFFPPSTRPQLKLDYWLPEGSRIESLSKDMARIEEKLLEHPNVVSVGSFIGEGAPRFYLPMEPRFPNRSFGQMIINIDDASNLDRVREFSQGYLAQDFAYAEPRVRKFPMGPPVEFSVEVRFSGHDREVLRSLADRAKQILKADPDSREVRDDWRQMVKIQTLEYSQARGIRAGVDRQDVARALKLNFDGISIGMYREGDKLMPIILRPPLEQRQRLEDIYSVDVRPLGAERGVPLGQAVVGGSLEWEDSIIIRRDRLRTITVQAETASGTAQDMMSRIRNEMEMMELPPGYRMEWGGEYEKSRDSQAEVFAGVPISFMLMAIVVAGLFSTLKQPLIITMVLPLAMIGITAGLLLTGQPFGFLALLGALSLSGMLIKNVVVLIDQIDMYIESGKERYQALMDASVSRLRPVMMATLSTVMGMTPLLFDDFWVSMAITIVFGLTFATVLTLVVAPILYSILFRIKAPGQ from the coding sequence ATGAATATTGCTGAATTCTGTATCAGAAAAAAAACCTTTTTCATTTTTATCTCCGTGGTTCTGGCGGTGTCCGGAGTGGTTTCCTATTTCAAAATGGGCAAGCTGGAGGACCCCGAGTTCACCATTAAGACCGCCATTGTGGTAACCCCTTATGCCGGAGCTTCTCCCCTGCAGGTGGAAGAAGAGGTTAGTGAGAAGATTGAAAAGGCTGTTCAGAAGTTGGATCGCCTTAAATACGTTCAGACTGAATCCCGGGCTGGTCTTTCAGTTGCCCATGTCCATCTCCAGGAAAATGTGCCTTCCAGGGATGTGCCCCAGGAGTGGGACCACCTTCGCCGCAGGATTAGTGATGTTCAGGCAGACCTGCCCCCAGGGGCAGGTCCATCTGTGGTCAAGGATGATTTCGGAGATGTGTTCGGAGTTATAGTCGCCCTTACCGGTCCGGGCTATTCTTATGAGGAACTGCGCAACCAGGCTGATCTGATCCAGAAAGAACTTCTTCTGGTGGACCAGGTGTCCAGGGTTGAACTCTGGGGTGAGCAGACTGAGTGCGTGTATGTGGATATCTCCAGATCCAGGCTGGCAAAGATGGGGATTCCACTGGGAAGGGTGCTTGCCCTGCTGGAACAGCAGAATATGGTGACTGATGCAGGCAGTGCAGATCTGGGCAGAGAAAGGGTCAGGTTCGCCTTGAGGGGTGAATTTTCACAGGTTGAAGATATCGGGAGTGTGGTCCTGGGGGGGATTGATCCTGTCAGCGGCCAGGAGCAGACTATTTTACTGAGAGATGTAGCCAGCATCAGTCAGGGCATTTTGGAGCCGCCCACAAACATGATGCGGTTCAACGGCCAGCAGGCCTTGGGAATAGCCATTTCCACCGTTAAAGGAGGAAATGTCATTGAGATGGGTCGCGGAGTTACAAAGAAGCTTGAAGATATCAAAGAAATGCTTCCTCCAGGCATTGAGACCCATTACCTGGCCTTTGAGCCGGACCAGGTTGACCAGGCCATTAATTCCTTCATGCTCAACCTGATGCAGGCAGTCAGTATAGTGGTCGTCCTTCTCCTTTTATTCATGGGGTTCAGGAGTGGGTTGATCATCGGCAAAGGCCTGGTGCTGACCATCCTGATCACCTTTGCTCTGATGCGTTACCTGGGCATGGATCTGGACCGGGTATCCCTGGGAGCGCTGATCATTGCCCTGGGCATGCTGGTGGACAATGCCATAGTCATTACCGAGGGCATGCTGGTCAAAATGCAGACCGGAATAAAGAAAATGGAAGCAGCCAGGCAGACCGTGAAGGAAACCGCCTGGCCCCTGCTGGGGGCGACTCTGGTGGCCATATTTGCTTTCATGCCTATTGTCCTGGCCGGGGACGACACCGGGGAATACACCAGGGGATTGTTTCTGGTCATTGCTGTTTCTTTGCTGACCAGCTGGTTTCTGGCAATGACCGTCACCCCTCTCTGGGGATACATGTTTCTGGGCAAGGACCTGGATGAAAAGGGGGGCAATAAAGATCCCCATTCTGCAAAGGTATTTGGCATGTACCGCAGTCTACTGGACTGGAGCATGAATAAAAAAATCCTTGTCTTGTCTGTGATGGGCGGTCTGTTTGTTATTTCCTTGGCAGGATTTACCCAGGTCAACAAATCTTTTTTCCCGCCATCAACCAGGCCCCAGCTCAAGCTGGATTACTGGCTGCCTGAGGGTTCCAGGATAGAGTCATTATCCAAGGATATGGCCCGGATTGAGGAGAAACTCCTGGAACACCCCAATGTGGTGTCAGTAGGTTCATTCATCGGTGAGGGAGCGCCCAGGTTTTATCTGCCCATGGAGCCCCGTTTTCCAAACAGGAGTTTCGGCCAGATGATCATTAATATTGACGATGCCTCTAACCTGGACAGGGTTAGGGAATTTTCCCAAGGATACCTGGCACAGGACTTTGCTTATGCTGAACCAAGGGTTCGGAAGTTTCCCATGGGGCCTCCGGTGGAATTTTCCGTGGAGGTCCGGTTCAGCGGCCATGACCGGGAAGTGCTTCGATCACTGGCTGACCGGGCCAAGCAAATCCTGAAGGCTGATCCCGACTCCAGAGAAGTGCGGGATGACTGGCGGCAGATGGTCAAGATTCAGACCCTGGAGTATTCCCAGGCCAGGGGTATCCGGGCCGGAGTGGATCGTCAGGACGTGGCCAGGGCTCTGAAATTGAATTTTGACGGTATAAGTATTGGAATGTACCGGGAAGGGGACAAACTCATGCCCATTATTCTCAGGCCGCCCCTGGAGCAGAGACAGCGGCTTGAAGATATTTACTCCGTTGACGTGCGTCCCCTGGGAGCTGAAAGAGGGGTGCCCCTGGGGCAGGCAGTTGTCGGAGGCTCTCTTGAGTGGGAGGATTCCATCATCATCAGAAGGGATCGGCTCCGGACCATCACAGTCCAGGCGGAAACCGCAAGCGGGACTGCCCAGGACATGATGTCCAGGATTCGAAATGAAATGGAGATGATGGAGCTTCCTCCGGGATACAGGATGGAGTGGGGAGGGGAATATGAAAAATCCAGGGATTCTCAGGCAGAAGTCTTTGCTGGAGTACCCATCAGCTTTATGCTTATGGCCATTGTTGTTGCAGGCCTGTTCAGTACCTTAAAACAGCCGTTGATCATTACCATGGTCCTGCCCCTGGCCATGATCGGGATTACAGCCGGCCTTCTGCTTACAGGTCAGCCCTTTGGCTTCCTGGCTCTGCTGGGCGCCTTGAGCCTGTCTGGCATGCTCATAAAAAACGTAGTGGTTCTCATCGATCAGATAGATATGTACATTGAGTCGGGCAAGGAGAGATATCAGGCTCTTATGGATGCATCGGTCAGCAGGCTGAGACCGGTAATGATGGCCACCCTGTCCACGGTCATGGGCATGACCCCGCTTCTTTTTGACGATTTCTGGGTTTCCATGGCCATAACCATTGTGTTTGGCCTGACCTTTGCCACAGTCCTGACTCTGGTGGTGGCACCTATTCTCTACAGTATTTTATTCAGAATCAAGGCCCCTGGTCAGTAA